In Xyrauchen texanus isolate HMW12.3.18 chromosome 27, RBS_HiC_50CHRs, whole genome shotgun sequence, one genomic interval encodes:
- the LOC127620637 gene encoding interleukin-17 receptor E-like, translating to MYRIVVCAVLLFVLFEMSLCAVHIHRRDILKVRQERCGAEHHLPQLKLFTALHGQDACVSMQLSVEPLLDNEGLKIDFSDTETVDSHTLLIWNRNGSLLWNSTNGELLFQPHKVNVQTHDTTTTSNQTYWILHYDCFLAQSGSEFSVSVYSNNDMLISASYNIELIKTDNEDLMPEFSVTVDKHAKRFIVTLETDLIVKISLCYMHLYGECESIYSNQIDPKDNPIVNLNISHLVPCVCVQLWFTGIDRRRNTVCPLKETIVPQAGEILSSSSARVIGTFLLWKPVCPSERSNPSVSLCWLIHEQRSSYCVPAPNSTLYSTQHLKYNVSAVDKHPQMCVKFSLNGSQVFCPFVSDGKSEWSVMVVPGSLHLHVRLTSTTTASFAAQLCVRDRDQCVSDGPVISCRVDGGATESELRVLFPFLSSELCVQVWRLDPFLHGRRIICPDYTHRRWGLIIGAAFTLMVTVTVLVCITCYLLKRSTSVWRSAERRPVLLVCSSDNTAHVTSVCSLASGLQEELFMDVRLAQWVQCRSQASLAQLGPVPWLCGQCHAVQKAGGVVLIAWSPDANQSYLRWRKNDSVALGNCASKLCKASMNDGVDDLCEDEKMCYDEEWMEQRQLTTSITAPVFNAALACLWAGIHSGDHGRGFGLVCFQGLNNNSDIPKHLRCIRKYCLPRNLPSLIHDLGSSIDGMGKTKGSWRCWSCLVSKARSFLASRQLAPRLEVGLPVPGRRSSKIIPKFSRKLKSGTKGKTLKHKKRQTSLSTTGELKCV from the exons AGCACCACCTGCCTCAGCTGAAACTCTTCACAGCTCTACATGGACAGGATGCGTGTGTCAGCATGCAGCTTTCTGTGGAACCTCTGC TGGATAATGAAGGCCTGAAGATAGACTTCAGTGACACAGAAACGGTTGACTCCCACACACTTCTAATCTGGAACAGAAACGGATCTCTTTTG TGGAACAGCACTAATGGGGAGCTGTTGTTTCAGCCTCACAAAGTTAATGTTCAGACACACGATACGACCACGACATCCAATCAGACATAT TGGATCCTGCATTATGATTGTTTCCTGGCTCAGTCTGGCTCTGAGTTCAGCGTGTCTGTTTACAGCAACAATGATATGCTTATCAGTGCATCTTATAATATAGAGCTCATCAAAACAG ACAATGAAGACCTAATGCCTGAATTCAGTGTCACAGTGGATAAACATGCTAAACGATTCATTGTTACGTTGGAAACAGACCTCATTGTGAAGATCAGCCTGTGTTACATGCATTTATATGGAGAGTGTGAATCAATCTATTCTAATCAG ATTGACCCGAAGGATAACCCGATAGTTAATCTGAACATCTCTCACCTGGTTCCATGTGTCTGTGTGCAG CTGTGGTTTACAGGAATTGACAGAAGAAGAAACACAGTTTGTCCCTTAAAAGAGACCATAGTGCCAC AGGCAGGTGAAATCTTGTCTTCGAGTTCAGCAAGAGTTATCGGCACTTTTCTGCTTTGGAAGCCTGTCTGCCCCTCCGAGCGGTCAAATCCCTCTGTCTCCCTGTGCTGGCTTATTCATGAGCAGCGGAGCTCTTACTGTGTCCCCGCCCCCAACTCCACCCTGTACAGCACACAGCATCTG AAATATAATGTGTCTGCTGTTGATAAACACCCTCAGATGTGTGTAAAG TTTTCTCTTAATGGCAGTCAAGTCTTCTGCCCCTTTGTGTCAG ATGGAAAGTCTGAATGGAGTGTGATGGTTGTTCCTGGATCTCTGCATCTGCATGTTCGACTCACCTCTACCACCacagcttcttttgctgctcagcTGTGTGTCAGAGACCGAGACCAGTGTGTGTCTGATGGACCAGTCATCTCATGCCGAGTG GACGGGGGCGCCACAGAGTCTGAGTTGCGCGTGCTGTTTCCCTTCCTCTCATCAGAACTGTGTGTACAG GTGTGGCGCTTGGATCCATTCCTCCATGGCAGACGAATCATTTGTCCTGATT ACACTCACAGGAGATGGGGGCTCATCATTGGTGCTGCGTTCACCCTCATGGTCACAGTGACAGTGCTGGTCTGCATCACATGCTACCTGCTCAAAAGAAGCACATCAG TGTGGCGCTCTGCTGAAAGGAGACCCGTGCTGCTTGTGTGCTCGTCTGACAATACCGCCCACGTTACTTCCGTGTGTTCTTTGGCATCCGGCCTGCAGGAGGAGCTGTTCATGGACGTAAGGCTGGCGCAGTGGGTGCAGTGTCGATCTCAGGCCTCTCTGGCTCAGCTGGGACCCGTGCCGTGGCTGTGCGGTCAGTGTCATGCCGTGCAGAAAGCAGGCGGTGTCGTCCTGATCGCCTGGAGCCCTGATGCCAATCAGTCCTATCTGAGATGGCGAAAGAATGATTCTGTAGCGTTGGGAAATTGCGCGTCCAAACTCTGTAAGGCCAGCATGAATGATGGTGTTGATGATCTCTGTGAAGACGAGAAGATGTGCTACGATGAAGAATGGATGGAGCAACGACAACTTACTACTTCCATCACCGCTCCCGTGTTCAACGCCGCCCTGGCCTGTCTTTGGGCGGGAATACACAGCGGCGATCACGGCCGGGGATTTGGATTGGTTTGTTTCCAGGGTCTTAACAATAACAGTGACATCCCAAAGCATCTGAGATGTATCCGAAAATACTGTCTCCCGAGAAATCTGCCCTCTTTAATACACGACCTAGGCAGCTCGATAGATGGAATGGGAAAAACAAAAGGAAGTTGGCGATGCTGGTCATGTCTTGTGTCAAAAGCACGGTCATTCTTAGCGTCACGCCAGCTCGCGCCCAGACTTGAGGTGGGACTGCCTGTGCCAGGCAGGCGGAGCTCAAAGATCATTCCGAAGTTCTCACGGAAATTAAAGAGCGGCACAAAAGGAAAGACACTGAAGCATAAGAAACGACAAACGAGTTTATCCACAACTGGCGAGTTGAAATGTGTCTAA